One window of the Pieris brassicae chromosome 4, ilPieBrab1.1, whole genome shotgun sequence genome contains the following:
- the LOC123708582 gene encoding E3 ubiquitin-protein ligase SMURF2 encodes MSTPVSNRKYGAQKIRLTILCARNLVRRDLFRLPDPFAKISVDGSGQVYSTNAVKATLDPKWNTHYDLYLTKGDGITISIWNQRKVHKRQGSGFLGCVRIQPSTVHKLKDTGYQCLELCEDSSGETCGVKGQVIVSLLSRDSTRGEPASAAGEGSPLAVVGPAGEVRAPREPPVNNVPNSPLPPHWEERLTSGGRPYYVNHALRRTQWDRPSPEATSPQVSPPSSPTPMSPVSPVTPVSPASPISDTDVSHGNSISLRPEPQPQTAVRSRPPALQSSPTASNSTSAPVAATDLPPGYEMRTTTQGQVYFYNSITGASTWHDPRVPQHLRHCAAAAGPLPPGWEMRHSPSGRPYFVDHNKRTTQFTDPRLALSARLTPPLEAPTNPVPTPSSASEPADADALPKYKRDLAAKARVLRAELQALQPQTGHCRIEVSRNEVLEESYRLVMKLRGKELRKRLLVKFRGEEGLDYGGVAREWLHLLGRELFNPHYGLFQYANAGDDRYALQINADSGVNPEHLSYFHFAGRILGVALFHGHQLDAAFTAPFYKQLLGRAITLRDIRDVDPELHRSLSWMLENSISGVIDTTFSVECSSFGAVRSVELRPGGTNEQVTDTNKRDYVRLYVAHRFTRGAERQWLALQRGLADIIPPQLLRPLSPRDLQPLLAGRADLDPADWKRHTRLKHVNPDAPIVNWFWEIVEEFDAEMRARLLQFVTGSRRVPLAGFRALQGSTGAAAPRLFTLHLVADAAPDSLPKAHTCFNRLDLPSYPTKEKLHDKLTQAVLETAGFAVE; translated from the exons atgtcaaCTCCAGTTTCGAATCGTAAATATGGAGCGCAAAAAATACGACTTACGA ttctgTGTGCCAGAAACTTAGTTCGGCGGGACTTATTTC GGCTGCCAGATCCTTTTGCAAAAATATCTGTGGATGGTAGTGGCCAAGTGTATTCAACAAATGCAGTAAAAGCAACATTAGATCCTAAATGGAATACACATTATGacttatatttaactaaaggTGATGGAATTACTATAAG TATTTGGAATCAACGAAAGGTACATAAACGACAAGGATCTGGGTTCTTAGGTTGTGTACGAATTCAACCATCCActgttcataaattaaaagatacaGGAT atcaATGTCTCGAATTATGTGAAGACAGCTCTGGAGAAACATGTGGAGTAAAGGGCCAAGTAATTGTGTCTCTGTTGTCAAGAGATAGTACAAGAGGTGAACCAGCCTCAGCGGCTGGAGAAGGTTCTCCATTGGCTGTGGTTGGACCGGCAGGAGAGGTCAGGGCCCCACGGGAACCACCTGTAAACAATGTTCCAAATTCTCCACTTCCCCCTCATTGGGAAGAACGGCTTACTTCAGGTGGACG CCCATATTACGTAAACCATGCGTTACGTCGTACACAATGGGACCGGCCGAGCCCTGAAGCTACGAGTCCGCAGGTCTCCCCTCCGTCATCCCCCACACCTATGAGCCCAGTTTCCCCAGTAACACCTGTATCACCTGCTTCGCCTATATCAGACACAGATGTCAGCCATGGAAATTCCATATCATTAAG GCCCGAGCCTCAACCACAAACAGCGGTGCGGTCACGACCGCCTGCACTGCAGTCTTCCCCTACAGCTTCTAATTCCACATCAGCACCCGTAGCAGCTACTGACCTTCCACCTGGCTATG AAATGCGTACCACTACCCAAGGCCAGGTATACTTCTACAACAGTATCACTGGGGCATCTACTTGGCATGATCCCCGAGTGCCCCAACACTTACGGCATTGTGCGGCGGCAGCTGGACCCCTGCCCCCAGGATGGGAGATGAGGCACTCCCCTTCGGGACGACCATACTTCGTGGACCATAATAAAAGGACCACCCAGTTCACAGACCCACGACTCGCTTTGTCTGCGCGATTG ACGCCTCCACTAGAAGCCCCTACGAACCCGGTCCCTACCCCGTCGAGTGCAAGTGAGCCTGCGGACGCTGACGCCTTACCAAAGTACAAGCGGGACCTCGCAGCTAAAGCTAGAGTACTGAGGGCGGAATTACAGGCATTGCAACCGCAAACTGGACATTGTAGGATCGAG GTTTCTCGAAACGAAGTGCTAGAAGAATCTTACCGATTAGTAATGAAGTTACGCGGAAAAGAATTACGAAAACGGCTGTTAGTCAAGTTTCGAGGTGAAGAGGGTTTGGATTATGGAGGTGTTGCAAGGGAATGGCTACATTTGTTGGGAAGGGAATTGTTTAACCCGCACTATGGGCTGTTCCAATACGCAAATGCGGGAGATGACCGATATGCGTTGCAGATTAATGCGGATTCTggg gtAAATCCTGAGCACCTTTCCTACTTCCATTTCGCGGGTCGTATTCTCGGCGTTGCCCTATTTCATGGACATCAATTAGATGCTGCCTTTACCGCGCCCTTCTATAAGCAGTTGTTGGGAAGAGCTATCACCTTGAGGGATATCCGGGACGTTGATCCAGAATTACATCGGTCGCTCTCGTGGATGTT ggaAAATAGCATATCAGGCGTTATAGATACAACATTCTCCGTGGAATGTTCATCTTTCGGGGCCGTAAGAAGCGTCGAACTCCGTCCAGGAGGTACCAACGAACAGGTCACGGACACTAACAAACGCGACTACGTGCGCCTATACGTTGCACACCGCTTCACGCGTGGTGCCGAACGCCAATGGCTGGCTTTGCAAAGAGGTTTAGCTGATATAATCCCTCCACAGCTCCTACGACCATTATCCCCTAGAGACCTACAGCCCCTTCTAGCCGGTAGGGCCGATTTAGACCCGGCTGACTGGAAACGTCACACCCGCCTTAAACACGTGAACCCAGACGCGCCAATCGTCAATTGGTTCTGGGAAATTGTTGAGGAGTTTGATGCAGAAATGAGGGCACGGTTACTGCAATTCGTCACGGGATCAAGACGGGTACCGCTAGCTGGCTTCAGAGCCCTACAAGGGTCGACTGGAGCGGCAGCGCCACGCTTGTTCACCTTACACCTAGTGGCAGATGCCGCCCCAGACTCGCTTCCAAAAGCACATACATGCTTTAACCGCCTCGATCTACCTTCTTACCCCACTAAAGAAAAACTACACGATAAGCTAACTCAGGCTGTTCTTGAAACAGCCGGATTTGCAGTAGAATAA
- the LOC123708316 gene encoding uncharacterized protein LOC123708316, with translation MPTSAVYQPTTVTYEQQPTDQRWNCPISYFSRRVTSSLNRGICIRLALCLLGSTLFIIGLALLIAGGMQYSSSPAPTPTPQDADNGIGALIAGGVILCLGLLFAGVGGWAWSARWGGGKEAPASGAAALTALNPSTDPLVAAQYAPVRDAPPAPDDEMRNLMDNKECLSSAEESDKMLDGRPSIA, from the exons ATGCCAACGAGTGCCGTGTATCAACCGACCACTGTCACTTATGAGCAACAACCAACAGACCAGCGTTGGAATTGCCCTATCAGCTATTTCTCACGGAGGGTGACAAGTAGTCTGAACCGGGGGATCTGCATCAGGCTAGCATTATGTCTTCTAGGCAGCACACTCTTCATAATTG GTCTAGCGTTACTAATTGCGGGGGGTATGCAATATTCAAGCTCGCCTGCTCCCACACCGACGCCACAAGACGCGGATAACGGTATAGGCGCACTCATCGCAGGCGGTGTCATACTTTGTTTGGGCTTATTATTCGCAG GTGTAGGTGGTTGGGCATGGTCTGCTCGTTGGGGCGGTGGTAAGGAGGCACCGGCGAGTGGAGCGGCAGCTCTAACCGCCCTCAACCCATCAACTGATCCATTGGTGGCAGCTCAGTACGCACCTGTAAGAGACGCACCGCCCGCACCTGATGATGAGATGCGGAATCTTATGGATAACAAGGAATG TTTAAGCAGTGCCGAAGAGAGCGACAAGATGCTGGATGGGCGGCCGTCCATAGCATAA